GTCGCGATGCGGGCCGTTGCGTTGTTGGATCCGCACGTCGTGATCGAGCCGCGGATCGCTGACGGATCGCGTGTGGCCGCGGGCGCCGCAGTTGCCCGGATCAGGGGCGCGGCGCGGGCCATACTCACGGCAGAACGCGTGGCGCTTAACTTCTTGGGCAGGCTGTGCGGGATCGCCACCCTGACGCGGGCCTATGTCGACGCCGCCGCGGGTTCTGCCGCGCGCATCGCCGACACGCGCAAGACAACGCCAGGTTTGCGGGCGCTCGAGCGCTACGCGGTGCGGGCGGGCGGCGGCGTCAATCATCGCGCCGGGCTTTACGACGCCGTGCTGATCAAAGACAATCACATCGCCGCGGTCGGCAGCATCGCCGAAGCGATCGAGCGCGCGCGCGCCGCATCGCCGCCGGGAACGCTCATCGAAGCGGAATGCGACACGCTCGATCAAGTGCGCGCCGCACTGACAGCGCGCGCAGATTCGATTCTTCTCGACAACATGGACATCGGATCGATGGCCGAGGCGGTGCGCCTCATACACGGTGCCGCTATTGTCGAGGCATCCGGCGGGGTCAATCTCTCGAACGTCGGAGCGGTGGCGGCGACCGGGGTCGACCTGATCTCCGTCGGCGCGTTGACGCACGGCGCCACATCGCTCGACGTCGGACTCGATTTCGTGCTCGGCTAAGCCGTGCGTACTGGAGCGTGGTAGATGAGTAAGCGGCCGGAAGACGTCCAACAGGACTGGGTCAACGCGCATCTCGGCAAGTCGTCAAAGCAGACGGTCGAGCGGCTGCTCACGGCGCCGCAAGCCCGTCCGCCCGAGGGTGCACCGACCTTGACGCTGCGTGGCGTTCGGGCGCGGTGTGTGGCGGGCGGCGCCTCCAATTTCTGGATCGTCGGACACCCGGCGGCTGAACCGGCGCTGACCGGCGCCTATCCTCTGATCGGCATGTCGCCGAGCGCCTACTTCGTGCAGGCTCCGGAGTTCAATTGGCTGCCATATGCAGTACCGCGGGACCAG
The window above is part of the Candidatus Eremiobacteraceae bacterium genome. Proteins encoded here:
- the nadC gene encoding carboxylating nicotinate-nucleotide diphosphorylase; translation: MRHPFEQSPSFVPMTLESAADFDELLHRELREDIGSGDLTTEAVIPEGAVATADVVIRARGVLAGLAVAMRAVALLDPHVVIEPRIADGSRVAAGAAVARIRGAARAILTAERVALNFLGRLCGIATLTRAYVDAAAGSAARIADTRKTTPGLRALERYAVRAGGGVNHRAGLYDAVLIKDNHIAAVGSIAEAIERARAASPPGTLIEAECDTLDQVRAALTARADSILLDNMDIGSMAEAVRLIHGAAIVEASGGVNLSNVGAVAATGVDLISVGALTHGATSLDVGLDFVLG